In Chryseobacterium gleum, a single genomic region encodes these proteins:
- a CDS encoding YncE family protein, with amino-acid sequence MRKLNFYFLFLVLAFLTSCRTDDIIVRQEVVEGLPSENTAIKGFYMLNEGNMGSNKCTLDFFDYTKGTYFRNIYAEINPNVVKELGDVGNDIKIYGSKLYIVVNVSNKIEVLDARTAKRITSIPLQNCRYLTFKNGKAYASSYAGPVAINPKAPKGKVVEIDTTSLTIKREVVVGYQPEEMEIVGNTLFVANSGGYKAPDYDNTVSVVDLNTFTEIKRIEVAINLHHIKKDNYGDLYVSSRGDYYNVPSNLYVIDASTGAVKKNFHLSISEMTIVNDKLYFYGNEFNYNTHSYKKSFGIIDVKTEEIIANSIFDKEYETAIKTPYGIAVNPITKDIYITDARNYVSMGFVYCFDKNGHFKWKTEGGNIPAHFAFLYK; translated from the coding sequence ATGAGAAAACTAAACTTTTATTTTTTATTTCTTGTCTTAGCTTTTCTTACGTCATGCCGTACAGATGATATTATTGTACGCCAGGAAGTGGTGGAAGGGCTTCCCTCAGAAAATACAGCCATAAAAGGTTTTTATATGCTGAATGAGGGCAATATGGGAAGTAACAAATGTACCCTCGATTTTTTTGATTATACGAAGGGAACTTATTTCAGAAATATTTATGCGGAAATCAATCCCAATGTGGTAAAAGAACTGGGAGATGTGGGAAATGATATTAAAATCTATGGTAGCAAACTCTATATTGTTGTTAACGTTTCCAACAAAATTGAAGTGCTGGATGCCAGAACCGCGAAACGTATTACTTCAATTCCTTTGCAAAACTGCAGATATCTTACTTTCAAAAACGGGAAAGCTTATGCCAGCAGCTATGCCGGCCCGGTAGCGATTAACCCGAAAGCCCCAAAAGGAAAAGTAGTGGAAATTGACACAACATCTCTCACTATCAAGCGTGAAGTTGTAGTAGGATACCAGCCTGAAGAAATGGAAATTGTAGGAAATACATTATTTGTAGCCAATTCCGGAGGATACAAAGCGCCTGATTATGACAATACAGTTTCCGTAGTCGATCTGAATACTTTTACAGAAATTAAAAGAATAGAAGTTGCCATTAATCTTCATCACATTAAAAAAGACAATTACGGTGATCTGTATGTGAGCTCCAGAGGAGACTATTATAATGTTCCTTCCAACCTTTATGTAATAGATGCATCAACAGGAGCTGTCAAGAAAAATTTTCATCTCTCAATCAGTGAAATGACAATTGTTAATGATAAACTCTATTTCTACGGCAATGAATTCAATTACAATACCCACAGCTATAAAAAATCATTCGGGATCATTGATGTGAAAACAGAAGAGATCATCGCCAACAGTATTTTTGATAAAGAATATGAAACCGCTATTAAAACCCCTTACGGAATAGCCGTAAACCCCATTACAAAAGATATCTACATCACAGATGCCAGAAATTACGTTTCCATGGGATTTGTGTACTGCTTTGATAAAAACGGACACTTTAAATGGAAAACGGAAGGGGGAAATATCCCTGCCCATTTCGCTTTTTTATACAAATAA
- a CDS encoding DUF5074 domain-containing protein: MKKFYLFMMLFLFACLSNAQIKVQGVPRNDISGISQLNTTTISFSDIQYWVGSGANQAAFVVQWNDAKNPDAMVWGFKWDGNATGEDMLKAIAKADHRLYTLLYQGTQFGSAVGGIGFDLNGQGTNALIKNGNTTYPLYPVNGFVNTTAYDFDSYTIVDAANDHWQSGWTVNGYWAYWVKNPADADFGYSSVGASSRTLQNGSWDVWNFNVGFNETPVSSTITPVSPYIASTNYTNGYFMVNEEWFGHTNGSVNFIDNNGQINYRVYSNANNNQAFGATTQYGTIYGDKFYFVSKQAADGGDTQYTPGGRLVVANAQTMQKIAGFNNIGGGDGRSFVGVNVHKGYIGTSTGIVLFNIDNLQVGSLIAGTGGTGQIGNMIRTSQYVFAVKQGVGILVIDPNTDTIVSTVAGGFYSVVQAKDGSVWGIQDQKLISINPTTFATQVYNIPTTKYIGDWGAWNAGRFTASSKENALYWINSISSFSSGTQIVRFDVTTKTFNENFAAIPGQTGQFKQIPYGAALRVNPVTGELVLNTTESGYGAHFQKNWIHTYNMSGTLTNTKTLNDYYWFPALTVFTNNSVPVVSNILPSQITAANTTSIDLKSVISDADNMAVSVVKTIKSNSNPTAVSAVINNNDELILTPLVSGTSDIVISFNSNGKLVEKTLTVTSTTSTLATAEVKKLEFSIYPNPVTDILTIKTHEKIQNVSIYDASGRVINAQLNNGQINVSALPKGIYIVKAVTDKAVYQQKVIKN; encoded by the coding sequence ATGAAAAAGTTTTATCTTTTTATGATGCTTTTTCTGTTTGCATGTTTATCCAATGCACAGATAAAAGTTCAGGGTGTACCCAGAAATGATATTTCAGGGATCAGTCAACTTAATACCACTACGATCAGTTTTTCTGATATTCAGTATTGGGTAGGATCAGGAGCCAACCAGGCTGCTTTTGTAGTACAGTGGAATGACGCTAAAAATCCTGATGCTATGGTCTGGGGATTCAAATGGGATGGAAATGCCACAGGAGAAGACATGCTGAAAGCCATTGCTAAAGCAGATCACAGGCTGTACACATTGCTGTATCAGGGAACACAGTTCGGATCAGCAGTCGGGGGAATAGGTTTTGATCTTAACGGTCAAGGTACCAATGCTCTCATTAAAAACGGAAATACCACATATCCGTTATATCCTGTAAACGGTTTTGTAAACACAACGGCTTATGATTTTGACAGCTATACAATTGTAGACGCTGCCAATGATCACTGGCAGTCAGGATGGACCGTTAACGGATACTGGGCGTATTGGGTGAAAAATCCGGCTGATGCAGATTTCGGATATTCCAGTGTTGGAGCTTCCTCACGTACATTGCAAAATGGTTCATGGGATGTATGGAATTTCAATGTAGGATTTAATGAAACACCTGTTTCCTCTACCATTACTCCGGTTTCTCCATATATAGCTTCTACGAACTATACCAACGGATATTTTATGGTGAACGAAGAATGGTTTGGTCATACCAACGGTTCTGTAAACTTCATTGACAATAATGGTCAGATCAATTACCGAGTGTACAGTAATGCCAATAATAACCAGGCTTTCGGTGCCACTACACAATATGGAACAATCTACGGGGATAAATTTTACTTCGTATCAAAGCAGGCTGCCGATGGAGGAGATACTCAGTATACTCCGGGTGGAAGACTGGTTGTTGCCAATGCGCAGACCATGCAGAAAATTGCAGGATTTAATAACATCGGAGGTGGTGATGGAAGATCTTTTGTAGGGGTGAATGTACATAAAGGTTATATCGGTACTTCTACCGGAATTGTCCTTTTCAATATTGATAATCTGCAGGTAGGTTCTCTGATTGCCGGAACCGGCGGGACCGGCCAGATTGGAAACATGATCCGTACTTCACAATATGTATTTGCAGTAAAGCAGGGTGTCGGAATTTTAGTAATCGATCCCAATACGGATACCATCGTGAGCACTGTTGCCGGAGGATTCTATTCAGTAGTTCAGGCTAAAGACGGGAGTGTATGGGGAATTCAGGATCAGAAGCTGATCAGCATTAACCCTACCACTTTTGCAACACAGGTTTACAATATTCCTACCACTAAATACATTGGGGACTGGGGAGCATGGAATGCAGGTAGATTTACAGCGAGTAGCAAAGAAAATGCTTTATACTGGATTAATTCAATCAGCAGCTTTAGTTCAGGAACACAGATTGTAAGATTTGATGTTACAACAAAAACGTTTAATGAAAACTTTGCCGCAATTCCGGGACAGACAGGACAGTTTAAGCAAATTCCTTATGGGGCAGCTCTTCGTGTAAACCCAGTTACCGGTGAACTTGTTCTGAATACCACAGAAAGCGGGTATGGTGCACACTTCCAGAAAAACTGGATTCATACCTACAATATGAGCGGAACGCTTACCAATACCAAAACATTGAATGATTATTATTGGTTCCCTGCGTTGACGGTATTTACCAATAATTCGGTTCCTGTTGTAAGCAATATTTTACCTTCACAGATTACAGCAGCAAATACGACTTCAATCGATCTGAAATCAGTAATTTCTGATGCAGACAATATGGCGGTATCCGTTGTTAAAACTATAAAATCAAACAGCAATCCTACAGCCGTTTCTGCAGTAATTAATAATAATGATGAACTTATTTTGACACCACTGGTTTCAGGAACATCTGATATTGTGATCAGCTTTAACTCTAACGGTAAATTAGTGGAGAAGACACTTACGGTAACTAGTACAACGTCCACTTTAGCTACTGCTGAGGTGAAGAAACTTGAGTTCAGTATCTATCCTAATCCGGTTACTGATATTCTTACCATAAAAACACATGAGAAAATTCAGAATGTTTCCATTTATGATGCTTCGGGCAGAGTCATCAATGCACAGCTGAATAATGGGCAAATCAATGTAAGTGCTCTTCCAAAGGGGATTTATATTGTAAAAGCAGTAACAGATAAAGCGGTATATCAGCAAAAAGTTATCAAAAACTAA
- a CDS encoding T9SS type A sorting domain-containing protein, which produces MKTYLLLSQRAMKAAILASFLFLTSAMSFAQIVKTYASSQTNQVLGICLGCGVLNPQNAVGSNENDYSTLQVSVGLLARTEQTLIFPTTNIANNTNKLVLAIGSNGTPLSAQVLGGVSIETFNGDVSNNDYKTLDTQIITLGAGDPSKGEIELTMNIPFDRIKINVNSGLLNIGGELRVYYAYQYKDPYINFMAHNQNGQFTLDKNISTAGSEVTLTNTSGKEVFRSKLTSNTFETKQPQGVYILNITTKEGKTYSKKVTIK; this is translated from the coding sequence ATGAAAACTTATTTATTACTTAGCCAACGCGCGATGAAAGCCGCAATTTTGGCATCGTTCTTATTTTTAACAAGCGCAATGTCTTTTGCACAGATTGTAAAAACTTATGCAAGCAGTCAGACCAATCAGGTCCTTGGAATATGTCTTGGTTGCGGTGTATTGAATCCACAGAATGCTGTAGGGAGCAACGAGAATGACTACTCTACTTTGCAAGTTTCAGTGGGGCTCCTGGCGAGAACAGAGCAGACATTGATCTTCCCTACTACCAACATTGCAAATAATACCAATAAGCTTGTTCTGGCGATTGGTTCAAATGGCACGCCTTTATCTGCTCAGGTGTTAGGTGGCGTTTCTATTGAAACATTTAATGGAGATGTTTCCAATAATGATTACAAAACGCTTGACACACAAATTATCACCCTTGGCGCAGGAGATCCAAGCAAAGGTGAAATTGAGCTTACAATGAACATCCCTTTTGACCGTATTAAAATTAATGTGAATTCAGGATTATTGAATATTGGTGGTGAACTTAGAGTATACTATGCTTATCAGTACAAAGATCCATACATCAATTTTATGGCTCATAACCAAAACGGACAGTTTACTCTTGATAAAAATATTTCAACAGCCGGTTCAGAAGTAACGCTTACGAATACTTCAGGAAAAGAGGTATTCCGTTCCAAGCTGACATCAAATACTTTTGAAACCAAGCAGCCACAGGGAGTATACATTCTGAACATCACTACAAAAGAAGGAAAAACATATTCTAAAAAAGTGACCATTAAGTAA
- the rpsT gene encoding 30S ribosomal protein S20: MANHKSALKRIRQNETRRLRNRYYHKTARTALKALRNEENKAAATEQLPKVIALLDKLAKKNIIHKNKAANLKSKLTKHVNKLA, encoded by the coding sequence ATGGCAAATCATAAATCAGCACTAAAGAGAATCAGACAAAACGAAACTAGAAGACTTCGTAACAGATATTACCACAAGACTGCTAGAACAGCTTTAAAAGCTTTAAGAAATGAAGAGAACAAAGCTGCTGCTACAGAACAATTGCCAAAAGTTATCGCTTTATTGGATAAATTAGCTAAGAAAAATATTATCCACAAAAACAAAGCGGCTAACTTGAAAAGCAAATTAACAAAGCACGTTAATAAATTAGCGTAA